One stretch of Halalkalicoccus tibetensis DNA includes these proteins:
- a CDS encoding ABC transporter permease: MGLIDALIAAYVYLVANFDEFLGLLAEHLALVLVSVTLAIVIAIPMGVLATRNERAKSVVMSFGNVSQTIPTLAIIALVFPILGLGFLPALVGLFAYALLPILTNTVAGLENVDESTVEAARGIGMTENQILRQIQLPLAVPVIFAGIRTSAVLNVGTAYLAFFIGGGGLGVWVISGISLFNTPQLLAGAIPGALLAIGLDSLFGFIEGRLSGESMPEQSPAAG; encoded by the coding sequence ATGGGACTAATTGATGCACTTATCGCAGCCTATGTCTACCTCGTAGCGAACTTTGACGAGTTTCTTGGACTGTTAGCAGAACATCTAGCCCTCGTTCTTGTGTCGGTCACCTTGGCAATCGTGATTGCCATCCCAATGGGTGTCCTCGCGACACGAAATGAGCGTGCAAAATCTGTCGTCATGAGTTTCGGAAACGTCTCACAGACGATTCCAACACTCGCTATCATTGCACTCGTCTTCCCCATACTTGGTCTCGGTTTCCTGCCTGCACTGGTCGGTCTGTTCGCCTATGCGCTTCTGCCGATCTTGACTAATACTGTTGCTGGTCTCGAGAACGTTGATGAGAGTACCGTTGAAGCGGCGCGTGGTATTGGAATGACTGAAAACCAGATTCTACGACAAATTCAACTTCCGCTAGCTGTTCCTGTCATCTTTGCCGGTATTCGAACGAGTGCTGTTCTCAACGTCGGGACTGCATACCTCGCGTTCTTCATCGGCGGAGGGGGTCTTGGTGTCTGGGTTATCAGTGGGATTTCGCTCTTCAACACCCCTCAGCTGCTCGCCGGCGCCATTCCTGGCGCGTTACTGGCTATCGGTCTTGATTCGCTGTTTGGATTTATTGAAGGACGACTTAGCGGTGAGAGTATGCCAGAACAGTCTCCAGCGGCCGGGTGA
- a CDS encoding TRAM domain-containing protein — translation MELSDTLLCLFGSEIDHQDGSYTIDIPGREVELGDLEPERSYRIAMIPQARTQPDSDPDPNEESAQSTAESSPPVTEGDHRTVEIETIGDQGDGIARVERGYVVIVPDTNPDERVEIEITSVTDTVAFADVVERYEDHE, via the coding sequence ATGGAACTCTCAGATACCCTTCTGTGTTTGTTTGGCAGTGAGATCGATCACCAGGATGGATCCTACACGATCGATATTCCTGGACGAGAGGTCGAACTTGGAGATCTCGAGCCGGAACGGTCGTATCGCATCGCGATGATTCCGCAGGCTCGGACCCAGCCCGACTCGGATCCTGATCCGAATGAAGAATCAGCACAATCAACAGCCGAATCTAGCCCGCCAGTTACGGAGGGTGATCATCGAACCGTCGAGATCGAGACGATCGGCGATCAGGGTGACGGGATCGCACGCGTCGAACGAGGCTACGTGGTTATCGTTCCTGATACTAATCCAGACGAGCGTGTCGAGATCGAGATTACGAGTGTCACAGACACTGTCGCCTTCGCTGACGTCGTTGAACGCTACGAGGACCACGAGTAG
- a CDS encoding carbon-nitrogen hydrolase family protein — translation MFSNEVFQSMTNARIASCQFEPDIGDVDANLNHVEQLADQLPTSTVFAVFPELCVTGYDLSDVSAAKTPVPGPITDRIQRIAQSTGIDLIVGLPEVADNNVYNSLVYISNHGVEATYRKQQLWGDEAAEFAAGTEPVVVDTPVGRVGLLLCYDLNFPELALEYDEADCDHIAVSSAWRQSFDNDWRLLCCARALDQTCYVVGSNHSGTQSGRHHAGESLVAGPRGEILAKVTDDTSTVSVEVDADSIETARIKNPVRESRYEMTSTSRQ, via the coding sequence GTGTTCTCGAACGAGGTATTTCAATCGATGACAAATGCACGTATCGCTTCTTGCCAATTTGAACCGGATATTGGCGATGTGGACGCAAATCTCAATCATGTTGAGCAGCTTGCTGATCAACTACCCACATCGACCGTCTTCGCTGTCTTCCCAGAACTCTGTGTAACCGGCTATGATCTCAGTGACGTTTCGGCAGCGAAAACACCGGTACCTGGACCTATAACTGACCGAATCCAGAGAATCGCTCAAAGTACCGGTATTGATCTAATAGTTGGACTGCCCGAAGTCGCCGACAACAACGTTTACAATTCGCTTGTGTACATATCTAACCACGGTGTCGAGGCAACATATCGGAAGCAACAGCTATGGGGCGACGAAGCAGCGGAGTTTGCAGCCGGAACGGAACCAGTGGTCGTTGACACGCCAGTTGGACGAGTCGGGTTGTTGCTTTGCTATGACCTGAATTTCCCCGAACTCGCACTTGAGTACGACGAAGCTGATTGTGACCATATTGCCGTCAGCTCAGCCTGGCGGCAGTCGTTCGACAATGACTGGCGACTCCTTTGCTGTGCTCGCGCACTTGATCAAACCTGCTACGTTGTCGGCTCGAATCACTCCGGTACTCAATCCGGACGGCATCATGCGGGTGAAAGCCTAGTTGCAGGGCCACGTGGTGAGATCCTCGCGAAAGTCACAGATGATACCTCGACTGTTTCGGTCGAAGTCGACGCTGATTCGATTGAAACCGCCCGTATCAAGAACCCGGTTCGGGAATCCCGTTACGAGATGACCAGCACTTCTCGGCAGTAG
- a CDS encoding amidohydrolase family protein produces MSGRQVEQSTGSEDTAPTLIDCDIHQKWKDPKEVIAYLPDQYKDRGVQSPSILYDNVAEFSRRDAIPDDGSPAGSSIEKMKEHHFEEFGVDYAVLTGNSYLNLTALPNRDYAAELAVANNKWVIDNWLSEGGPFVGSLLAAPQKPERMAEMIRELGDHARVVQVVMPMASQHPYGHEYYWPMYEAAEEMGLPIAMHPYTEGHGVTRPPTGAGHPNTYFEWHTLLGTYAMGQLVSLVAEGVLAKFPDLNFVVIEGGLSWVPHFLWRMDKDWKALRAQVPYLQKPPSEYVRDQVRFTTQPIEEPDNPEHLLQILEMMHAEETVMFASDYPHWDTDSPVYALPPMSDEMEQAVMAGNAQELYGLPNNPTTLPTN; encoded by the coding sequence ATGTCAGGACGACAAGTCGAACAATCGACTGGGTCAGAGGACACAGCTCCGACGCTCATCGATTGTGATATCCATCAAAAATGGAAAGATCCCAAGGAGGTTATCGCCTACCTTCCCGACCAGTACAAAGATCGCGGTGTGCAGTCGCCTAGTATTCTCTACGACAACGTCGCAGAATTCTCTCGACGCGATGCGATCCCAGATGATGGCAGTCCCGCGGGATCCAGCATCGAGAAAATGAAGGAACATCATTTTGAGGAATTCGGCGTAGATTATGCGGTTCTGACAGGCAACTCGTATCTCAATCTCACTGCTCTTCCAAACCGTGACTACGCTGCCGAACTTGCAGTCGCGAATAATAAATGGGTTATCGACAACTGGCTTTCAGAGGGAGGGCCATTTGTCGGATCGTTACTTGCTGCACCACAGAAGCCAGAACGGATGGCTGAAATGATTCGGGAACTGGGGGACCATGCGCGCGTTGTCCAGGTGGTGATGCCGATGGCCTCGCAGCACCCCTACGGTCACGAGTACTATTGGCCGATGTACGAAGCCGCCGAGGAGATGGGGCTGCCCATCGCTATGCATCCCTACACAGAAGGCCACGGTGTAACGCGTCCGCCGACGGGCGCAGGACATCCGAACACCTATTTTGAGTGGCATACGCTCCTGGGTACGTATGCAATGGGACAACTCGTCAGCCTCGTTGCTGAAGGTGTCCTTGCGAAATTCCCCGATCTCAATTTCGTTGTTATTGAGGGGGGACTGAGTTGGGTTCCACATTTCCTCTGGCGGATGGACAAAGACTGGAAAGCCCTCCGTGCACAGGTACCCTATCTTCAGAAGCCACCGAGTGAATACGTTCGCGACCAAGTTCGGTTTACGACTCAACCTATCGAGGAGCCGGATAACCCCGAGCATCTCTTACAAATTCTAGAAATGATGCATGCTGAGGAAACGGTGATGTTCGCCAGTGACTATCCACACTGGGATACGGATTCACCGGTGTACGCACTGCCACCGATGTCTGATGAGATGGAGCAAGCCGTGATGGCCGGTAACGCACAGGAACTGTACGGGCTCCCGAACAATCCGACGACCCTTCCCACCAATTGA
- a CDS encoding ABC transporter ATP-binding protein: protein MTKTNTTGMTEASDTMIKFDGVTKIYSDQTVAIEDISFKVERGTTTVFVGPSGCGKTTTMTLVNRMQDPTEGTVYYDGADIQELDKVDLRRDIGYVIQEIGLFNHMTVGENIATVPELKGWNQSRIDDRVDELLELMDLKPGTYRDQYPNALSGGQQQRVGVARALAADPDVLLMDEPFGALDPLTREELQDEFLEIQERIDTTILFVTHDINEALKMGDNIAIFDVGELVQYGSPKEILHNPATNFVENFIGNNKTLKELQITPVQDIMSESVPTAEQPTASSTTDTGEDSTAALADGTGNQYLTPTDTVDIALSRMIETDTQSLPVVKDDDIVGTITESSIRTHQSNGGV from the coding sequence ATGACTAAGACAAACACAACAGGTATGACAGAAGCATCGGACACGATGATTAAATTCGATGGCGTCACCAAAATATACTCGGATCAGACCGTTGCTATCGAAGATATTAGCTTCAAGGTTGAACGTGGAACGACAACAGTCTTCGTAGGCCCATCCGGCTGTGGCAAAACCACGACGATGACCCTCGTCAACCGAATGCAGGACCCAACAGAGGGAACAGTGTACTACGATGGCGCTGATATCCAGGAGCTGGACAAAGTCGATCTACGACGAGATATTGGCTACGTAATTCAGGAGATCGGACTATTTAATCATATGACTGTTGGAGAAAACATCGCAACAGTCCCTGAACTCAAAGGATGGAATCAGTCCCGTATCGATGACCGCGTTGACGAACTGCTCGAGCTGATGGATCTCAAACCGGGAACGTATCGTGATCAATATCCCAACGCTCTCTCTGGTGGCCAACAACAGCGAGTTGGTGTTGCTCGTGCGCTTGCTGCAGATCCTGATGTCCTCCTAATGGACGAGCCTTTTGGAGCGCTCGATCCCCTTACTCGCGAGGAACTGCAGGATGAGTTCCTCGAAATTCAGGAGCGAATCGATACGACGATTCTCTTCGTCACACACGATATCAACGAAGCGCTGAAAATGGGTGATAATATTGCAATCTTCGATGTTGGTGAGCTTGTACAATACGGATCCCCCAAAGAGATTCTTCATAACCCAGCTACTAATTTCGTTGAAAATTTCATTGGAAATAACAAAACATTGAAAGAGCTTCAGATTACCCCTGTTCAGGATATTATGTCGGAGTCGGTACCTACAGCTGAGCAGCCAACGGCTTCATCTACTACCGACACTGGAGAAGACTCTACTGCGGCACTCGCTGACGGAACTGGGAATCAGTACCTTACTCCAACAGATACAGTCGACATCGCACTCTCTCGGATGATCGAAACTGATACACAATCACTTCCCGTCGTCAAAGATGATGACATCGTAGGCACCATTACGGAATCTTCGATTCGTACGCATCAATCGAATGGTGGTGTATAA
- a CDS encoding TIR domain-containing protein has translation MSYSFKSNDRRSTYRLFLSHSWSYDDEYERMVDLLNEKSNFSWDNYSVPEKDKVNATTTAGLKRVLKNKQIKPATVVVILSGMYAEHSTWIKREVRIANELDKQILAVKPHGNTRIPIYIRNRADKTVNWSTNSVVRAIRDLA, from the coding sequence ATGTCGTATTCATTTAAAAGTAATGATCGGCGAAGCACCTATCGGCTCTTTCTCAGCCACTCGTGGAGTTATGATGATGAGTACGAACGGATGGTTGATCTCTTAAACGAGAAATCTAATTTTTCATGGGATAACTACAGTGTTCCAGAAAAGGACAAGGTCAATGCGACGACGACCGCTGGTCTCAAGCGAGTGCTTAAGAATAAACAGATTAAACCGGCAACCGTAGTTGTTATTCTCAGTGGTATGTACGCTGAACATAGCACCTGGATCAAGCGAGAAGTGCGAATTGCAAACGAACTTGACAAGCAAATCCTCGCCGTGAAACCCCACGGGAACACACGGATACCGATCTACATCCGAAATAGAGCGGATAAGACCGTTAACTGGAGTACGAACTCGGTAGTTAGGGCTATCCGCGACCTCGCTTGA
- a CDS encoding Rieske (2Fe-2S) protein, whose translation MEKRFEICSTDELPPGKRTIVELNGHSIGVFNVNGEYHALKNDCPHQRAPLCMGKVTGTTSATDPEKVEWEDDGQILRCPWHGWEFDIATGESVFNPHKVRARSFDTAVESTSGDTSEESAADGGCDCGAVEGDQPPVDTYEVDVEDQQVVVYL comes from the coding sequence ATGGAGAAACGCTTCGAAATATGTTCGACTGACGAACTGCCACCCGGTAAACGAACAATCGTTGAATTAAACGGCCATTCAATCGGCGTATTCAACGTCAATGGAGAGTACCACGCACTCAAAAATGACTGTCCACACCAACGAGCTCCACTCTGTATGGGGAAAGTGACAGGAACGACATCGGCTACAGACCCTGAGAAGGTAGAATGGGAAGACGATGGCCAGATTTTGCGCTGTCCGTGGCACGGCTGGGAATTCGATATTGCAACGGGCGAGTCCGTATTCAATCCCCACAAGGTTCGTGCAAGGTCGTTTGATACTGCTGTTGAGTCTACAAGCGGCGACACTTCGGAAGAAAGCGCTGCCGATGGGGGTTGTGACTGTGGGGCCGTTGAAGGTGATCAACCACCAGTGGACACGTATGAAGTGGATGTCGAAGACCAGCAGGTTGTTGTCTACCTGTAA
- a CDS encoding glycine betaine ABC transporter substrate-binding protein produces the protein MPTQNTRRSLLKTGGGLAATAISGVTAGCLTLATQFRSDSIPIGSKRFTEQEILGYLAYESLDANTDLHVDDQTGLGGTTTNFQAVNSGEIQLYWEYTGTAWQTLPPEQDEVIPDPEELYNRVKEEFETEHGLTFLERAPLDNTYVLMANPEWSDQTGVESLSGLASYLTETDTETTVALNAEFQDRADGWPGLVDHYEFPEEGQIDVRNIESGLLYQVVGEGEADIGVGFNTDPRILQFDLQVLEDDEHFFPGYNAAPMIPTSTIESHPSIREQLNEISADLTTEQIRELNNRVAIDNANPQTVAREYLRETGVL, from the coding sequence GTGCCAACTCAAAACACACGGCGTAGTCTCCTCAAGACGGGAGGTGGGCTCGCCGCCACAGCGATTAGCGGGGTGACAGCCGGGTGTCTCACCCTCGCGACACAGTTTCGGAGCGATTCAATTCCAATTGGATCGAAGCGGTTCACCGAACAAGAGATTCTCGGCTACCTCGCGTACGAGTCGCTCGATGCAAACACTGACCTCCATGTTGACGACCAGACTGGTCTCGGCGGCACTACAACGAACTTCCAGGCAGTGAATTCCGGGGAGATCCAATTATACTGGGAATACACTGGTACGGCTTGGCAAACGCTACCACCAGAACAAGACGAAGTCATCCCCGATCCTGAGGAACTCTACAATAGAGTAAAAGAGGAATTCGAAACGGAACACGGACTGACTTTCTTGGAGCGAGCACCACTCGACAATACCTACGTCCTCATGGCGAATCCCGAGTGGTCGGACCAGACTGGTGTAGAGTCGCTATCCGGACTCGCATCTTATCTTACCGAGACGGATACGGAGACTACAGTAGCGTTGAACGCTGAGTTCCAAGATAGAGCGGATGGCTGGCCCGGACTCGTTGATCACTACGAATTTCCCGAAGAGGGTCAAATAGACGTCCGAAATATCGAGTCTGGACTGCTGTACCAGGTCGTCGGCGAGGGTGAAGCGGATATCGGTGTCGGTTTCAATACAGACCCACGCATCCTACAGTTTGACCTACAGGTACTCGAGGATGATGAGCACTTCTTCCCGGGCTATAATGCGGCCCCCATGATACCCACGTCGACGATCGAATCTCACCCATCGATTCGCGAACAGTTGAACGAAATAAGCGCGGATCTCACTACTGAACAAATACGCGAACTCAACAATCGAGTTGCGATCGACAATGCGAATCCACAGACCGTAGCCAGAGAGTATCTACGCGAAACGGGGGTACTCTAA
- a CDS encoding GNAT family N-acetyltransferase — translation MKLVEATTGDLDALIERWYDLAKTMEDYSELNKLVYEDVNEVPDDGFRAHLNDESITDYVLVHNNETIGFLTLSEGQHSSRHYSQYLRIVNLAIDEEYRNQGHGTEVIERVKELARERGCDHLKVSCEWHNEDARRFYRNTNFQPKQADHHGPRSLTPRLDWLYNNGENTYLYGNLP, via the coding sequence ATGAAACTTGTTGAAGCCACCACTGGCGACCTTGATGCTCTTATCGAACGCTGGTACGATCTCGCGAAAACAATGGAAGACTATTCCGAGCTAAACAAATTGGTCTACGAGGACGTAAATGAGGTCCCCGACGACGGTTTTCGCGCTCACCTCAACGACGAGAGTATTACAGATTATGTCCTTGTCCATAATAACGAGACTATTGGCTTTCTCACGCTTTCTGAAGGCCAGCATTCTTCTCGCCACTACTCGCAGTATCTCCGTATTGTCAACCTCGCTATCGACGAAGAGTATCGGAATCAGGGCCACGGTACAGAGGTCATCGAGCGCGTCAAAGAATTAGCTCGTGAACGCGGTTGCGACCATCTCAAGGTTTCCTGTGAGTGGCACAACGAGGATGCACGTCGATTCTATCGCAATACCAATTTCCAGCCGAAACAGGCCGACCACCACGGCCCACGTTCACTCACACCACGCTTGGACTGGCTATATAATAATGGAGAGAATACATACCTATATGGGAACTTGCCCTAA
- a CDS encoding helix-turn-helix domain-containing protein produces MLTARVSVQYDGDWTAEVAKHDVFGEFIASTFRNNRYVGMLAIESQDCDAVRKIISSHDTVETIDLVEQYETSERRCAATMLLRGRLNEVTPLQALMYDGYLPLGPTQLVNGRECFDLLLDDRNELSKAIDLLSDFGSVRVERITQDFRREIIPSRSEWQELLSSIPPRQRKILNTAAERGYFEIPRQVTLEEIAQEMDITKTTASNHLRKVEKQLIEFVLPYINLAVRNER; encoded by the coding sequence ATGCTCACTGCAAGGGTAAGTGTCCAATATGACGGTGACTGGACGGCAGAAGTCGCGAAGCACGATGTGTTTGGCGAGTTTATCGCCTCCACATTCCGGAACAATCGCTATGTCGGTATGCTTGCAATCGAATCTCAAGATTGTGATGCTGTTCGCAAAATCATCAGTTCACACGATACAGTAGAGACCATTGATCTTGTTGAGCAGTATGAGACTAGCGAAAGGCGATGTGCTGCAACAATGTTGCTCCGAGGACGACTGAATGAAGTAACGCCGCTACAGGCACTGATGTACGACGGATATCTTCCTCTCGGTCCAACACAGTTAGTCAATGGACGCGAGTGCTTTGATTTGTTGCTGGATGATCGCAATGAACTATCGAAAGCTATTGATTTACTCTCGGATTTTGGGAGTGTTAGAGTTGAACGGATTACACAGGATTTCAGACGCGAAATTATACCGAGTCGCTCTGAGTGGCAGGAACTACTTTCGTCAATTCCCCCTCGGCAGCGTAAAATTCTAAACACGGCTGCTGAACGAGGATATTTTGAGATTCCCAGACAGGTAACACTTGAGGAGATTGCACAAGAGATGGATATTACAAAGACAACTGCATCAAACCATTTGCGAAAGGTAGAGAAGCAACTCATCGAGTTCGTTCTTCCGTACATTAATTTAGCAGTTCGAAACGAAAGATAA
- a CDS encoding ABC transporter permease, producing the protein MSTLVDPLSLFANQYVEYFLTNRELLWELLVNHIIVVIDSVWFALLIGVPLGVLATYNDRLGKGILWSASMMMTVPSIALFGLLIPLVGIGELPVVIALILYAQLPIIRNTYLGLTQVDEATIEAGRGMGMTKTQRLLRLQLPQAVPVIMAGVRNAVVILVGIAAIGAFIGANNLGDPIFNGISEANTAAIVVSTIIVSLLALAFDYIFQVLEQVFRLQNGEDIELTLGTRFIQRSIA; encoded by the coding sequence ATGTCTACGCTTGTCGATCCGCTATCACTGTTCGCAAACCAGTACGTCGAGTACTTCCTTACCAACAGAGAACTTCTATGGGAGTTACTCGTTAATCATATTATCGTTGTCATCGACTCCGTATGGTTCGCACTCCTCATTGGTGTCCCACTTGGAGTGCTCGCTACCTACAACGACCGCCTTGGAAAGGGCATTCTCTGGAGTGCGAGTATGATGATGACGGTGCCGAGCATTGCTCTTTTTGGACTGCTAATTCCTCTCGTCGGGATTGGGGAACTTCCGGTTGTGATTGCGCTTATCCTCTATGCACAGTTGCCCATCATCAGAAACACCTACCTAGGTCTCACGCAGGTTGATGAGGCAACCATCGAGGCCGGGCGTGGAATGGGGATGACAAAAACGCAACGGCTCCTGCGACTCCAACTACCCCAAGCAGTTCCAGTTATCATGGCGGGTGTGCGCAATGCCGTTGTTATCCTCGTCGGTATTGCCGCTATTGGAGCTTTCATCGGGGCAAATAATCTCGGTGATCCCATCTTTAACGGCATCAGCGAGGCCAACACCGCGGCAATCGTTGTCTCGACAATTATAGTGTCGCTACTTGCACTGGCCTTTGATTACATCTTCCAAGTCCTCGAACAGGTCTTCAGACTTCAGAACGGCGAAGACATCGAATTAACCCTCGGTACGCGATTCATCCAGAGGTCGATAGCATGA
- a CDS encoding DUF4268 domain-containing protein: MRQGSPEEFHELEPQDVREYWTHEAHDFTPWLANSIESEEVSHLEDILGLDLEVTEIEKSVGKYNVDIVAEVVDDGRQVVIENQLSSSDHDHLGKSIAYAAGVDADIIVWISPTFNDEHRDAIQWLNKNSREGVDLFAIRLEVWRIGESPPAVRFNPVEDPSEWKEKAKRSEGELTETKKLQEEYWTQFRDLIDSKDTPLRARKPKPQHWYNNPIGKSGYKLQFTVNTVENRLYAQLIIKDDSEAFQSLEQQKEQIEEEMGESFIWHPPEEAQGESNRSKITLRREGHLTEKGDWDQYHQWMLKRGERFHEVFAGRIQQF, encoded by the coding sequence ATGAGACAAGGGTCACCCGAGGAATTCCATGAATTGGAACCACAGGACGTGCGCGAATATTGGACTCACGAGGCTCACGATTTCACGCCATGGTTGGCGAACTCAATCGAATCTGAAGAGGTCTCTCATCTCGAGGACATCCTCGGACTGGATTTGGAGGTGACCGAGATAGAGAAGAGTGTCGGAAAATATAATGTCGATATCGTAGCCGAGGTCGTCGACGACGGTCGCCAAGTCGTTATCGAGAATCAACTGAGTTCTTCTGATCACGACCATCTGGGGAAGTCTATTGCTTACGCGGCCGGTGTCGATGCGGACATTATCGTTTGGATCTCACCGACGTTCAACGACGAGCACCGAGACGCTATCCAATGGTTGAACAAAAACAGCCGGGAGGGCGTCGACCTGTTCGCCATTCGGCTCGAAGTATGGCGGATCGGCGAATCACCCCCAGCAGTCCGGTTCAATCCAGTCGAAGACCCCAGCGAGTGGAAGGAGAAAGCCAAGCGGTCTGAGGGTGAGTTGACGGAGACGAAGAAACTCCAGGAGGAATATTGGACGCAGTTCCGCGATCTGATCGACAGCAAGGATACCCCGTTACGAGCGCGAAAGCCGAAGCCACAGCACTGGTACAACAATCCGATCGGGAAATCGGGCTACAAACTCCAGTTCACGGTCAACACGGTGGAGAATAGGCTGTACGCTCAGCTCATTATCAAGGACGACTCGGAGGCTTTCCAGTCCCTGGAGCAACAGAAAGAGCAGATCGAGGAGGAGATGGGTGAGTCGTTCATCTGGCACCCGCCGGAGGAGGCTCAGGGAGAGAGTAACCGGAGCAAGATTACGCTTCGTCGAGAGGGTCATCTAACGGAAAAGGGCGATTGGGATCAGTACCACCAATGGATGCTGAAGCGAGGAGAGCGATTCCATGAGGTATTCGCTGGTCGAATCCAACAGTTCTAA
- a CDS encoding MmgE/PrpD family protein — translation MDTARAVEFARSAKMADAPDNVEAQLKARVLDTLAAITAGYRQEGVDIARQYAIEHLGEGERTLLDKSRDTVSVGGAALANGVAANALDIDDGHREVKGHPAAVVVPPALAAAEEVDASIRQFLNAVFVGYELAVRAGLAIHTVDEIYTGTGSWGAFGAAAAVARLFKFSTEQTTHALGVAEYHAPRTPIMRGVEKPGMTKDGIGWGAYTGLVSAQLAKMGFTGSGTVFDDASVDDTLNDVFHVTKGYLKPYPCCRWAQPGVEAVLMLASQYEIEPTSIRSVQISTFEEAVHLQTRKPKTPEEAQYSYAYPVAAALLRGRFAQSELSESAREDSDILAIANHVEFAVDNDLDSRFPEECLARVAVRTTERTYRSDVTSSRGSRDIPLSVEERLEKARQLISPTLSKAAVEGLSVDLQNEDQSIARLLRYW, via the coding sequence ATGGATACCGCTCGAGCAGTGGAATTCGCGCGGTCAGCGAAGATGGCAGACGCGCCGGATAACGTCGAGGCACAACTAAAGGCACGCGTGCTCGACACATTGGCAGCCATAACTGCCGGATATCGGCAGGAAGGTGTTGATATTGCCCGCCAGTATGCTATAGAGCATCTTGGTGAGGGCGAAAGGACACTTCTTGATAAATCGCGAGACACAGTATCTGTCGGCGGTGCGGCATTAGCTAACGGCGTTGCTGCAAACGCACTCGATATCGATGATGGACACCGTGAGGTCAAGGGGCATCCTGCTGCAGTGGTTGTCCCCCCTGCGTTAGCGGCCGCAGAAGAAGTCGATGCCTCGATACGCCAATTTCTCAATGCTGTTTTTGTGGGCTACGAGCTCGCCGTTCGCGCGGGGTTAGCAATTCATACGGTTGATGAAATTTACACAGGTACTGGATCGTGGGGCGCATTCGGAGCCGCCGCAGCAGTTGCTCGGCTGTTTAAATTCTCAACAGAGCAGACGACACATGCACTTGGCGTCGCTGAGTATCACGCTCCTCGGACACCAATTATGCGTGGTGTGGAGAAACCGGGCATGACTAAAGATGGGATCGGATGGGGAGCGTACACCGGTCTTGTGTCTGCGCAACTCGCTAAAATGGGATTCACAGGGTCTGGGACTGTCTTCGATGATGCATCAGTGGACGACACACTAAACGATGTATTCCACGTGACAAAGGGGTATCTCAAACCATACCCATGCTGTCGCTGGGCACAACCTGGTGTTGAAGCAGTCCTAATGTTGGCATCCCAGTACGAGATTGAGCCAACGAGTATTCGGTCAGTACAAATTTCGACTTTTGAGGAAGCAGTACATCTGCAGACTCGTAAGCCGAAGACACCGGAAGAAGCACAGTACTCATATGCCTATCCAGTCGCCGCTGCACTCCTCCGGGGTCGCTTTGCGCAATCCGAATTGTCCGAATCAGCACGGGAAGATTCCGATATATTAGCAATTGCTAACCATGTCGAATTCGCTGTCGACAACGACTTGGACAGCCGGTTTCCAGAAGAGTGTCTAGCTCGTGTAGCTGTGAGAACTACTGAGAGGACATACCGATCCGATGTAACATCGAGTCGTGGCTCACGGGATATACCGTTGTCTGTCGAAGAGCGATTGGAAAAAGCACGCCAACTTATTTCGCCCACGTTATCAAAGGCTGCAGTTGAAGGTCTTTCTGTTGACCTACAGAATGAAGACCAGTCGATCGCGAGACTACTCAGATATTGGTAA